The following proteins come from a genomic window of Theileria equi strain WA chromosome 2 map unlocalized gcontig_1105316255037, whole genome shotgun sequence:
- a CDS encoding hypothetical protein (encoded by transcript BEWA_035930A), with protein sequence MALPTVTINISQSPDDEPGPITYYGGTSKRDVKVEKSEFPLNSGFLKYTHVASAGQPFTVDKVQSGNSGNDINQIKPKNGEPVKSYSVWYWKYDQSMNNPLFIEIHNKNGTYGYHETKGNGSWNPHDSGSQDNQRLEGKALEQKLDYLNCKHYKLVTIDLTESHSKTYASSGTYCCSDKHDTGKKRVTIRGDKVRVSLPGAKDIEYYEHFIGGESELAGIKYNEGAASGRGDNDPAPGPGEPKTPHTKPPGESYPKAHSEAAKVFAESAGFIATISGYFLAGSAGTAATFFGGWKLYNRYKGDPWVRQI encoded by the coding sequence ATGGCTCTACCCACTGTTACTATTAACATAAGTCAGAGTCCTGATGATGAACCAGGGCCTATTACATACTATGGAGGTACTAGTAAACGAGATGTTAAAGTGGAAAAGTCTGAGTTTCCTCTTAACTCTGGCTTCTTAAAGTATACACATGTAGCATCCGCTGGACAACCTTTCACTGTTGATAAAGTTCAGTCTGGAAATAGTGGTAATGATATAAATCAGATAAAACCAAAAAATGGTGAGCCTGTAAAGTCCTATTCTGTCTGGTACTGGAAGTATGACCAATCAATGAATAACCCTTTATTCATAGAGATTCACAATAAAAATGGTACGTATGGCTATCATGAAACTAAGGGAAATGGCTCTTGGAATCCACATGATAGTGGTTCTCAAGATAATCAACGGCTGGAAGGTAAAGCCCTTGAGCAGAAACTTGATTACCTCAATTGTAAACATTACAAACTTGTTACCATTGATCTCACAGAGTCTCATTCTAAGACTTATGCCAGTAGTGGAACTTATTGTTGTAGTGATAAACATGATACTGGTAAAAAAAGGGTTACCATTAGGGGAGATAAAGTTAGAGTTAGTCTTCCCGGAGCCAAAGACATTGAATACTATGAACACTTCATTGGTGGTGAATCTGAACTCGCCGGAATTAAGTACAATGAAGGTGCTGCTAGTGGTAGAGGAGATAATGATCCTGCTCCTGGACCTGGTGAACCTAAAACTCCTCATACTAAACCTCCTGGTGAATCTTATCCTAAAGCACATTCTGAAGCTGCTAAAGTTTTTGCTGAATCCGCTGGTTTTATCGCTACTATATCTGGATACTTCCTTGCTGGTTCCGCAGGAACTGCcgcaacattttttggaggatggaagctttataatcgctataagggagatccttgggttagacagatttag